A DNA window from Comamonas sp. 26 contains the following coding sequences:
- a CDS encoding serine protease, protein MSWWRQGRRIAPRCASVVLVVLTACGGGGGGSAPDPGPGGGAGGSGGGGNGVVAGVAGVGDINPPSGPPKAYVLDSLVVPAAASAAATKGVALATAAVRPQAISLALPQWSNAPLPVMPIPGLPMQIGAPRELSSLQSAGDMARTLKWTPAPDGGLVAAISITSTGAYGVRLGLVVDALPDVAQIRLYRQDRNKTGFETTGQAINEAIARNRRVDGNTPAASIWWTPDQGAEEVTLEIGLPAGVPTSQVRIALPALTHAYINLALPTQADLRENFVSRNVGDAGDCEQDASCANQYATERNAVARMTYVGPDNRYYYCTGSLLNNTKLDYTPYFLSANHCISTQASATSLRTDWFFRSASCNSFEPNAQTAALQRGATLLYAAAATDTTLMRLNEAPPAGVTLTGWDARGTAVAGTAIYGLHHPQGDWLKYSEGQVQRLSNCTVGNGGVTCSPGNAQSDYLNISWSKGITEGGSSGSSIFVGGRVVGTLSGGSSSCTASGGSDVYSRFDRAFNSPIGNWLAQ, encoded by the coding sequence ATGAGTTGGTGGAGACAGGGCAGGCGCATCGCCCCTCGATGCGCAAGTGTGGTGCTGGTCGTGCTGACCGCTTGTGGCGGCGGAGGCGGGGGCAGTGCTCCTGATCCAGGGCCGGGCGGTGGCGCTGGTGGTAGCGGTGGCGGTGGCAATGGTGTTGTTGCCGGTGTTGCAGGTGTTGGAGATATCAACCCTCCGTCAGGCCCGCCCAAAGCCTATGTGCTGGATTCGCTGGTCGTTCCCGCTGCGGCATCAGCGGCGGCGACCAAAGGCGTGGCGCTGGCCACTGCCGCCGTGCGGCCTCAGGCCATCAGTCTGGCGTTACCGCAGTGGAGCAATGCCCCGCTGCCGGTAATGCCCATTCCGGGCCTGCCCATGCAGATCGGTGCGCCGCGAGAGTTGTCTTCGTTGCAGTCTGCAGGAGACATGGCCCGAACGCTGAAGTGGACCCCGGCACCAGATGGCGGGCTGGTCGCGGCGATCAGCATTACATCCACCGGTGCCTATGGGGTGCGACTGGGGCTGGTCGTGGATGCCTTGCCGGATGTGGCCCAGATTCGTTTGTATCGGCAGGACCGCAACAAGACCGGATTTGAAACCACGGGCCAAGCCATCAACGAGGCCATTGCTCGAAATCGCCGCGTCGATGGCAATACTCCGGCGGCCAGCATCTGGTGGACGCCTGATCAGGGGGCCGAAGAGGTCACGCTGGAAATCGGCCTGCCCGCAGGGGTGCCCACTTCGCAGGTGCGGATTGCCCTTCCCGCGCTCACTCACGCCTATATCAATCTGGCTTTGCCCACGCAGGCCGATTTGCGTGAGAACTTCGTGAGCAGGAATGTGGGCGATGCAGGTGACTGCGAGCAGGATGCCAGCTGTGCCAACCAATATGCGACCGAGCGCAATGCCGTGGCGCGCATGACGTATGTGGGTCCAGACAATCGTTATTACTACTGCACAGGCTCTTTGCTGAACAACACCAAGCTTGATTACACGCCATACTTTTTGTCGGCCAACCACTGCATCTCTACACAGGCCTCGGCCACTTCGCTGCGCACGGACTGGTTCTTCCGTTCGGCCAGCTGCAACAGCTTTGAGCCCAATGCCCAGACCGCAGCACTGCAGCGCGGCGCCACCTTGCTTTATGCGGCGGCAGCCACTGATACCACGCTGATGCGGCTCAATGAAGCGCCACCAGCTGGTGTCACGCTGACCGGCTGGGATGCTCGTGGCACGGCGGTGGCCGGTACGGCCATTTACGGCCTGCATCACCCGCAGGGCGACTGGCTCAAATACAGCGAAGGCCAGGTACAGCGTCTGAGCAACTGTACGGTTGGCAATGGTGGCGTCACCTGCAGCCCCGGCAATGCCCAAAGCGATTATCTGAACATCAGCTGGAGCAAGGGCATCACCGAAGGCGGCAGCAGCGGATCCTCCATTTTTGTAGGCGGCCGCGTAGTGGGAACGCTGTCTGGCGGCAGCAGCTCATGCACGGCCAGCGGTGGCTCCGATGTCTATAGCCGCTTCGACCGGGCTTTCAATAGCCCGATAGGTAACTGGCTAGCGCAGTAG
- a CDS encoding peroxiredoxin: MFKIHQLAPWLLASLIAPAAQAALKVGDAAPNFKTPAAVAGKAFDFDMAAALKKGPVVLYFFPKAFTQGCTLEAHAFAEATPQFTAMGATVVGMSHDDIDTLKKFSTEACRDQFAVASDPKAQTIKAYDAAIAANLAMASRISYVIGQDGKVKFALVSSDPLAHVQQTEAAVKKLTGK, from the coding sequence ATGTTCAAGATCCATCAGCTCGCCCCCTGGCTGCTCGCCTCCCTGATTGCCCCCGCTGCCCAGGCTGCGCTCAAAGTCGGCGATGCTGCGCCCAACTTCAAGACACCGGCGGCAGTGGCCGGCAAGGCGTTTGACTTTGACATGGCCGCCGCGCTGAAAAAGGGGCCGGTGGTGCTGTACTTCTTCCCCAAGGCATTCACACAGGGCTGCACTTTGGAAGCCCATGCATTTGCCGAAGCCACGCCTCAGTTCACTGCCATGGGTGCCACGGTGGTGGGCATGTCACATGACGATATCGACACGCTCAAGAAGTTTTCCACCGAAGCCTGCCGCGACCAGTTTGCCGTAGCGTCCGACCCAAAGGCCCAGACCATCAAGGCCTATGACGCGGCAATCGCTGCCAACCTAGCCATGGCCAGTCGTATTTCCTATGTCATCGGGCAGGATGGCAAGGTGAAGTTTGCACTCGTCAGCAGCGACCCTCTGGCCCATGTGCAGCAGACCGAAGCCGCCGTCAAAAAATTGACCGGCAAATAA
- a CDS encoding ParB/Srx family N-terminal domain-containing protein: MRLNPPAPTGAALRSLAQVSVLVAASATLAACGGGDGSPAPAPAPAPAPAPALAPLAGSSSYLGTLSFGDTVALSLDSTAKQITLRFVDSRFGLAGAITSVYSVDANGQFLAQKFQPVAASNLPAALVSRLSEVTLRFAAETGLVAGNIDGLPNLLDTSATSTASLQGVLTASNQGAAQISALAGTYNYLRNEAVYSASGKSGPPSASAGQLRIANDGVVRVCPGQGASDSCSNGITGRVTVDPDQTTYPGALVLELGGQRIGRAVVGKRSDGAAISVDVYSAASGGSFTSGNWTLQSAATAPVAATALDGEWLCTHPEQGGTGRSMRHYVSIGNGLLQTDTIDIDLKLSANTASGSGSAANGLFGGQWASGNSATRTLLPVSANSFYYAGSSGPADADTSALGACQRLPEQAVLPKHLDKSPASTDPVMITLADALPTQPAIGYDQIYYKQGRYTHTATGSVASTQWQKAFDDLCEDSGQDSTAKNGITASSKLNDRSSFTCKAQVANYQSLLKTAVVGPKGQLFLTDGHHSFTSLWEAPNSNGNVTTGLAGGQVQMPVMIKGNYKDSNNASFWRTMRANKFVWLKLPDGSSITPVDLPRQLGLSNGLKDDPFRSLVYFTREVGYNKPVNPSEFLEFYWSEWLQAAPRNFKLSQYGLNLAGNGSDGGYMQAIKDASNLMLAANPTEMIGASGYNAVQMGQMAAFGTATYTDLSTPKPADGKKAGKLAYALEYRASLSGAK; encoded by the coding sequence ATGCGCCTCAACCCTCCTGCGCCAACTGGCGCTGCACTCCGCAGCCTCGCCCAAGTCTCCGTTCTTGTGGCGGCCTCGGCAACCCTCGCGGCCTGCGGTGGTGGCGACGGATCACCAGCCCCGGCCCCCGCTCCTGCGCCCGCACCCGCTCCAGCACTGGCGCCTCTTGCAGGCAGCAGCAGCTACCTGGGCACGCTGAGTTTTGGCGATACCGTGGCACTGAGCCTGGACAGCACCGCCAAGCAGATCACACTGCGCTTTGTGGATTCGCGCTTTGGTCTGGCCGGAGCCATCACCAGCGTCTACAGCGTGGATGCCAACGGCCAATTCTTGGCCCAGAAGTTCCAGCCCGTGGCGGCTAGCAATCTTCCTGCTGCTCTGGTGAGTCGCCTGAGCGAAGTCACTCTGCGCTTTGCCGCGGAAACCGGACTGGTCGCCGGCAACATTGACGGCTTGCCCAATTTGCTGGATACCTCGGCCACATCGACCGCATCGCTGCAGGGCGTGCTCACCGCCTCCAACCAGGGTGCGGCACAGATCAGTGCTCTGGCCGGCACCTACAACTATCTGCGCAATGAGGCGGTGTATTCCGCCTCGGGCAAGTCCGGCCCCCCCAGCGCCAGCGCGGGCCAGCTGCGCATTGCCAATGATGGCGTTGTGCGCGTCTGCCCCGGCCAGGGCGCAAGCGACAGCTGCAGCAACGGCATCACCGGTCGCGTGACGGTAGATCCCGACCAGACCACCTACCCCGGTGCCCTGGTGCTGGAGCTGGGCGGCCAACGTATCGGCCGCGCCGTGGTGGGCAAGCGTAGCGACGGCGCGGCCATATCCGTCGACGTCTACAGCGCCGCTTCGGGTGGCAGCTTCACCTCGGGTAACTGGACCTTGCAGTCTGCCGCCACGGCCCCCGTGGCCGCCACGGCGCTGGATGGCGAATGGCTGTGCACACATCCCGAGCAGGGAGGCACAGGCCGCAGCATGCGCCACTATGTCTCCATCGGCAACGGCCTGCTGCAGACCGACACCATCGACATCGACCTGAAGCTCAGTGCCAACACAGCGTCCGGCTCAGGCAGCGCGGCCAACGGTTTGTTCGGCGGCCAATGGGCCAGCGGCAACAGTGCGACGCGCACGCTGCTGCCGGTCTCGGCCAACAGTTTCTACTACGCGGGCAGCAGCGGCCCTGCTGACGCCGACACCAGCGCGCTGGGCGCGTGCCAGCGGTTGCCCGAGCAAGCAGTGCTGCCCAAGCACCTGGACAAGAGCCCAGCCAGCACCGACCCGGTCATGATCACGCTGGCAGACGCCCTGCCCACGCAACCTGCCATCGGCTACGACCAGATCTACTACAAGCAGGGTCGCTATACCCACACCGCGACCGGCAGCGTGGCCTCCACGCAATGGCAAAAAGCCTTTGACGATTTGTGCGAAGACAGCGGCCAGGACTCCACGGCCAAGAACGGCATCACGGCCAGCTCCAAGCTCAACGACCGCAGCAGCTTCACCTGCAAGGCCCAGGTCGCCAACTACCAGAGCCTGCTGAAGACCGCCGTGGTCGGCCCCAAAGGCCAGCTCTTCCTGACCGACGGACACCACAGCTTCACCAGCCTTTGGGAAGCACCCAACAGCAACGGCAATGTGACCACCGGTCTGGCCGGTGGTCAGGTGCAAATGCCGGTGATGATCAAGGGCAATTACAAGGACTCGAACAACGCCAGCTTCTGGCGCACCATGCGCGCCAACAAGTTTGTCTGGCTCAAGCTGCCTGACGGTTCGTCCATCACCCCCGTCGATCTGCCGCGCCAGCTGGGCCTGTCCAATGGTCTCAAGGACGACCCCTTCCGCTCGCTGGTCTACTTCACCCGCGAAGTGGGCTACAACAAGCCGGTCAATCCTTCCGAGTTTCTGGAGTTTTACTGGAGCGAATGGCTGCAAGCCGCGCCGCGTAACTTCAAACTTAGCCAGTACGGCCTGAATCTGGCGGGCAACGGCTCCGACGGCGGCTATATGCAAGCTATCAAGGACGCATCCAACCTGATGCTGGCCGCCAACCCTACGGAGATGATCGGAGCTTCGGGCTACAACGCAGTGCAGATGGGCCAGATGGCGGCCTTTGGCACGGCCACCTACACCGACCTATCCACACCCAAGCCTGCGGATGGCAAAAAGGCCGGCAAACTGGCCTATGCGCTGGAATACCGCGCCTCACTGAGCGGCGCGAAGTAA
- the ruvB gene encoding Holliday junction branch migration DNA helicase RuvB has protein sequence MTIHVDEFAATPAPKPARDSSRDALREPVTRVVSAGSAFIGEEAQERALRPKLLDEYVGQAKAREQLEIFIGAAKKRGEALDHVLLFGPPGLGKTTLSHIIAAELGVNLRQTSGPVLEKPKDLAALLTNLEPNDVLFIDEIHRLSPVVEEILYPALEDYQIDIMIGEGPAARSIKLDLQPFTLVGATTRAGMLTNPLRDRFGIVARLEFYSSEELTRIVRRSAGLLKAPIDDEGCFEIARRSRGTPRIANRLLRRVRDYADVKGDGRITREIADKALAMLDVDPQGFDIMDRKLLEAVVHRFDGGPVGLDNIAASIGEESGTIEDVIEPYLIQQGFLQRTPRGRMATKAAYLHLGLKVPDAGGEA, from the coding sequence ATGACGATTCATGTGGACGAATTTGCGGCAACCCCCGCCCCCAAGCCAGCGCGTGATTCATCGCGTGACGCATTGCGCGAGCCGGTGACGCGCGTGGTGTCAGCGGGCAGTGCCTTTATTGGCGAGGAAGCGCAGGAGCGTGCTCTGCGTCCCAAGCTGCTCGACGAATATGTGGGGCAGGCCAAGGCGCGTGAGCAGCTGGAAATCTTTATTGGCGCGGCCAAGAAGCGTGGCGAGGCGCTCGACCATGTGCTGCTGTTCGGTCCGCCCGGTCTGGGCAAGACCACGCTGAGCCATATCATCGCGGCCGAACTGGGTGTGAATCTGCGTCAGACCAGCGGCCCGGTGCTGGAAAAGCCCAAAGACCTGGCGGCGCTGCTGACGAATCTTGAGCCCAACGATGTGCTCTTCATTGACGAGATTCACCGGCTAAGCCCGGTGGTCGAAGAAATTCTCTACCCGGCGCTGGAGGATTATCAGATCGACATCATGATTGGCGAAGGCCCGGCAGCCCGTTCCATCAAGCTCGATCTCCAGCCCTTCACGCTGGTGGGTGCCACCACGCGGGCAGGCATGCTGACCAACCCGCTGCGCGATCGCTTTGGCATCGTGGCGCGGCTGGAGTTTTATTCTTCGGAGGAGCTGACCCGTATCGTGCGCCGCAGCGCAGGCTTGCTCAAGGCGCCGATTGACGACGAGGGTTGCTTCGAGATCGCCCGTCGCTCACGTGGAACGCCACGTATCGCCAACCGTCTGTTGCGCCGCGTGCGTGACTATGCCGATGTGAAGGGTGATGGCCGAATCACCCGCGAGATTGCCGATAAGGCGCTGGCCATGCTGGATGTGGATCCTCAGGGCTTTGACATCATGGACCGCAAGCTGCTCGAAGCCGTGGTGCACCGCTTTGATGGTGGCCCGGTCGGGCTGGACAATATCGCTGCCAGTATTGGCGAGGAGTCCGGCACCATTGAGGATGTGATTGAGCCCTATCTGATTCAGCAAGGCTTTTTGCAGCGTACCCCGCGTGGGCGCATGGCGACCAAGGCTGCGTACCTGCATCTGGGCCTCAAAGTGCCCGATGCAGGTGGTGAAGCCTGA
- a CDS encoding MgtC/SapB family protein, which produces MQALQNFNLLATLNTVLCLLVAFVCGSIIGLERQIRQRTAGLRTNTLVAVGAAVFVDLAMRISGADGSTRVISYVVSGVGFLGAGAIMKEGANITGLNTAATLWGSAAVGACAGAGMLPEAGIATLFVLASNTLLRPIVNYINRHPVAEHASEATYYVYAICQQAVQADVREQMQELLEAANYPVRTIEKHDIPPHNSEIEAELFATAVHAEELDQVLAQIEAMPGVIQAFWNAGPQN; this is translated from the coding sequence ATGCAAGCTCTGCAAAATTTCAATCTCCTGGCAACGCTCAACACCGTGCTGTGCCTACTCGTGGCCTTTGTCTGCGGCAGCATCATCGGGCTGGAGCGGCAGATACGCCAGCGCACGGCCGGTTTGCGCACCAACACGTTAGTGGCCGTAGGTGCCGCCGTATTCGTGGACCTGGCCATGCGCATCTCGGGGGCTGACGGCTCCACCCGGGTGATCTCCTATGTGGTCTCGGGCGTTGGCTTTCTGGGCGCTGGTGCCATCATGAAGGAAGGGGCCAATATCACGGGTCTGAACACAGCCGCCACGCTCTGGGGATCGGCTGCAGTCGGTGCCTGCGCTGGGGCGGGGATGCTGCCAGAAGCCGGAATCGCCACCCTGTTCGTGCTGGCCAGCAATACCTTGCTGCGCCCCATAGTCAACTACATCAACCGCCACCCGGTGGCCGAGCATGCCAGCGAGGCGACCTACTACGTCTATGCCATCTGCCAGCAAGCCGTACAGGCCGATGTCCGCGAGCAGATGCAGGAGCTACTGGAGGCGGCCAACTACCCGGTGCGTACGATCGAGAAACACGACATTCCACCCCACAACAGCGAAATCGAGGCCGAGCTGTTTGCCACTGCTGTGCATGCCGAAGAACTGGATCAGGTGCTGGCACAGATCGAAGCCATGCCCGGTGTCATTCAGGCTTTCTGGAATGCCGGACCGCAGAACTGA